In Candidatus Methylomirabilota bacterium, one DNA window encodes the following:
- a CDS encoding LLM class flavin-dependent oxidoreductase, whose amino-acid sequence MRFCIQELLTFRDWQTEAGVYADALEEARLADELGFDAVWLAEHHFSTYGICPSLAVLAAAIARETRRVRIGTSVVVAPFAHPLRVAEEWAMVDLLSGGRVDFGIGRGYQPKEFRGLDVSMENTRERFDEAVEVIRRAWTQERVTFEGEFYRVRDVRVLPRPLQKPHPPFWTAAVSPDTYTLAARRGFKILTAPSFTPWDILRKNFDAYRAAWREAHGTDAGADIAMNKIVHVADSSRQAREDLREPIRWFFQTQAGLIADAEGVPPEQYKFYKRVRENLLALSDEKALEQAAICGDPEEVADKIRQHQEALGLTYLMGSFNRGGVPHDRIVRSMRLFGEKVMPRFA is encoded by the coding sequence ATGCGGTTCTGCATCCAGGAGCTCCTGACGTTCCGTGACTGGCAGACCGAGGCCGGCGTCTACGCCGACGCCCTCGAGGAGGCGCGCCTCGCCGACGAGCTCGGCTTCGACGCCGTCTGGCTCGCCGAGCACCACTTCTCGACCTATGGCATCTGTCCCTCGCTCGCCGTCCTCGCCGCCGCGATCGCGCGCGAGACCCGGCGCGTGAGGATCGGCACCTCGGTCGTCGTCGCGCCCTTCGCCCATCCGCTGCGCGTCGCCGAGGAGTGGGCGATGGTGGACCTCCTGTCCGGGGGACGCGTGGATTTCGGGATCGGGCGCGGCTACCAGCCCAAGGAGTTCCGCGGCCTCGACGTCTCGATGGAGAACACGCGCGAGCGCTTCGACGAGGCCGTCGAGGTGATCCGGCGCGCGTGGACCCAGGAGCGCGTCACGTTCGAGGGCGAGTTCTACCGGGTGCGGGACGTCCGCGTCCTGCCGCGGCCCCTCCAGAAGCCGCACCCGCCCTTCTGGACCGCCGCGGTCTCGCCCGACACGTACACGCTCGCCGCGCGGCGGGGCTTCAAGATCCTCACCGCGCCCTCGTTCACGCCGTGGGACATCTTGCGCAAGAACTTCGACGCCTACCGCGCGGCGTGGCGCGAGGCGCACGGGACGGACGCGGGCGCCGACATCGCGATGAACAAGATCGTCCACGTCGCCGACTCCTCGCGGCAGGCGCGCGAGGACCTGCGTGAGCCGATCCGCTGGTTCTTCCAGACGCAGGCCGGGCTGATCGCCGACGCCGAGGGCGTCCCGCCCGAGCAGTACAAGTTCTACAAGCGCGTGCGCGAGAACCTCTTGGCGCTCAGCGACGAGAAGGCGCTCGAGCAGGCGGCGATCTGCGGCGACCCCGAGGAGGTCGCCGACAAGATCCGCCAGCACCAGGAGGCTCTCGGGCTCACGTACCTCATGGGCTCGTTCAACCGCGGCGGCGTTCCCCACGACCGGATCGTCCGGTCCATGCGCCTCTTCGGCGAGAAAGTGATGCCGCGATTCGCATGA
- a CDS encoding YbaK/EbsC family protein, whose translation MSSESPERPLDAVERRVVEVLDGLGVPYELLPIDPAFADTAAYCEKYGSPLDRAANTIIVASKKEPRRYAACVVKATTRLDVNHAVRDLMGVSKLSFASADETKALTGMLIGGVTVFALPPDLPIYVDAKLMAHGWVILGSGSRSSKIRIAPEVFTRIPAARVVEGLSLDAAPG comes from the coding sequence ATGTCCTCAGAATCCCCTGAGCGCCCGCTCGACGCCGTCGAGCGGCGGGTCGTCGAGGTCCTCGACGGCCTCGGCGTCCCCTACGAGCTGCTCCCGATCGATCCGGCCTTCGCCGACACCGCGGCCTACTGCGAGAAGTACGGCTCGCCGCTCGACCGCGCGGCGAACACGATCATCGTCGCGTCGAAGAAGGAGCCGCGGCGCTACGCGGCCTGCGTCGTGAAGGCGACCACGCGCCTCGACGTGAACCACGCGGTGCGGGACCTCATGGGCGTCTCGAAGCTCTCGTTCGCCTCCGCGGACGAGACGAAGGCGCTGACGGGGATGCTGATCGGCGGCGTGACCGTCTTCGCGCTGCCGCCCGACCTGCCGATCTACGTGGACGCGAAGCTCATGGCCCACGGCTGGGTGATCCTCGGCAGCGGCAGCCGCTCGTCGAAGATCAGGATCGCGCCCGAGGTGTTCACGCGCATCCCGGCCGCGCGCGTCGTGGAGGGATTGAGCCTCGACGCCGCTCCCGGGTAA